One Cellulomonas soli DNA window includes the following coding sequences:
- a CDS encoding TlpA family protein disulfide reductase: MRVGTRAGGRRATLLGTAALVLGLLAGCSSAGTGTGASDVADQGYQSGDGSTTTWAVDERPGPVAVAGTDFEGAAHDVTDWRGDVVVLNTWYAACPPCRAEAPDLVALATDYAEQDVHVLGINGTDAAGAAQAFQRQFEVPYPSLADTDGTAVAALQGTVPVNAVPTTVVLDREGRVAARILGLADASTLRTLVDDLLAEDAP, from the coding sequence GTGCGGGTCGGGACACGGGCCGGGGGTCGGCGCGCGACGCTCCTCGGCACCGCCGCGCTCGTGCTCGGCCTGCTCGCCGGCTGCAGCAGCGCGGGCACCGGGACCGGCGCCTCGGACGTCGCCGACCAGGGCTACCAGTCGGGGGACGGCTCCACCACCACGTGGGCCGTCGACGAACGCCCCGGACCCGTCGCTGTCGCCGGCACCGATTTCGAGGGTGCCGCGCACGACGTCACGGACTGGCGGGGGGACGTCGTCGTGCTCAACACCTGGTACGCCGCATGCCCGCCCTGCCGTGCCGAGGCCCCCGACCTCGTCGCGCTCGCCACCGACTACGCCGAGCAGGACGTGCACGTGCTCGGCATCAACGGCACCGACGCCGCGGGCGCCGCGCAGGCGTTCCAGCGCCAGTTCGAGGTGCCCTACCCGAGCCTGGCCGACACCGACGGGACGGCCGTCGCCGCGCTGCAGGGCACCGTCCCGGTCAACGCCGTCCCGACGACCGTCGTCCTCGACCGCGAGGGCCGGGTCGCCGCACGCATCCTCGGGCTCGCCGACGCCTCCACGCTGCGCACCCTCGTCGACGACCTGCTCGCCGAGGACGCCCCGTGA
- a CDS encoding histidine phosphatase family protein: MVPTTIHLMRHGEVHNPAGVLYGRLPGYHLSERGRAMADMVAEHLSGAASAPRRDITVVVASPLQRAQETATPIAAAFGVELRTDPRLIEAGNHFEGKTFGVGDGSLRHPEHWPYLRNPFRPSWGEPYREQADRMLAAVDAARELARGHEAVLVSHQLPVWVTRLAVEKRHLWHDPRRRQCSLASLTTLRFEDDRLVGLGYSEPAASLLPGAATVAGA, translated from the coding sequence ATGGTCCCGACCACGATCCACCTGATGCGGCACGGCGAGGTGCACAACCCGGCGGGTGTGCTCTACGGACGCCTGCCCGGCTACCACCTGTCCGAGCGCGGCAGGGCCATGGCCGACATGGTCGCCGAGCACCTGTCCGGCGCGGCCTCCGCGCCCCGTCGCGACATCACGGTCGTCGTCGCCTCGCCGCTGCAGCGCGCCCAGGAGACCGCCACCCCGATCGCCGCCGCGTTCGGCGTCGAGCTGCGCACCGACCCCCGGCTCATCGAGGCCGGCAACCACTTCGAGGGCAAGACCTTCGGCGTCGGCGACGGGTCGCTGCGGCACCCCGAGCACTGGCCCTACCTGCGCAACCCGTTCCGCCCGTCATGGGGCGAGCCGTACCGCGAGCAGGCCGACCGGATGCTCGCAGCCGTCGACGCCGCGCGGGAGCTCGCCCGCGGGCACGAGGCCGTGCTCGTCAGCCACCAGCTGCCCGTCTGGGTCACCCGGCTCGCCGTCGAGAAGCGGCACCTGTGGCACGACCCGCGCCGTCGGCAGTGCTCGCTCGCCTCGCTCACCACCCTGCGCTTCGAGGACGACCGGCTCGTCGGCCTCGGCTACAGCGAACCGGCGGCCTCCCTGCTGCCCGGCGCGGCGACCGTCGCAGGAGCCTGA
- a CDS encoding MarR family winged helix-turn-helix transcriptional regulator → MSATGVDEMQQQTQPDVQQHVRWLDDEQQQHWRAFRDGTARLMAVLAHELEAASGLSLNEYEVLVRLSETPGRTMRMSEIAEGLAHSRSRLTHTVRRMEDAGLVSRQPCAEDARGVNCTMTETGWQALVAAAPGHVHSVREHLVDRLSAEQFRALGEAMDVVRDALVAPEGACAAAEALESGSTHAL, encoded by the coding sequence ATGAGCGCCACGGGCGTCGACGAGATGCAGCAGCAGACGCAGCCGGACGTGCAGCAGCACGTGCGGTGGCTCGACGACGAGCAGCAGCAGCACTGGCGCGCGTTCCGCGACGGCACCGCGCGCCTGATGGCCGTCCTCGCGCACGAGCTCGAGGCCGCCAGCGGGCTGTCCCTCAACGAGTACGAGGTGCTCGTCCGGCTCTCCGAGACGCCCGGACGCACCATGCGGATGTCCGAGATCGCCGAAGGGCTCGCGCACTCGCGCAGCAGGCTCACGCACACCGTGCGCCGCATGGAGGACGCCGGGCTGGTCAGCCGGCAGCCCTGCGCCGAGGACGCCCGCGGGGTCAACTGCACCATGACCGAGACCGGCTGGCAGGCCCTCGTCGCCGCCGCCCCCGGGCACGTGCACTCCGTGCGCGAGCACCTCGTCGACCGCCTCAGCGCCGAGCAGTTCCGCGCGCTCGGCGAGGCCATGGACGTCGTCCGGGACGCGCTGGTCGCCCCCGAGGGCGCCTGCGCGGCCGCCGAGGCGCTCGAGAGTGGCTCGACTCACGCCCTCTGA
- a CDS encoding YceI family protein has product MTTTTTTALPVDLTTGTWTVDGSHTEASFTVRHAGISKVRGSIAVTEGTITVGDDLASTSVVVTLDPSTVSTGDANRDGHLKSGDFFDVEAFGAWTFASTEVRASGDAFVIVGDLTIHGVTKQVELATEFNGTAVDPFGNQRAGFEASVTISRKEFGLVWNAALEAGGVLVADKVVIGLDVSAIKQA; this is encoded by the coding sequence ATGACCACCACGACCACCACCGCCCTGCCCGTCGACCTCACCACGGGCACCTGGACCGTCGACGGCTCGCACACCGAGGCCTCCTTCACGGTGCGCCACGCGGGCATCTCGAAGGTGCGCGGCTCGATCGCCGTCACCGAGGGCACCATCACCGTGGGCGACGACCTCGCCTCGACCTCGGTCGTCGTGACCCTGGACCCCTCCACCGTCTCCACCGGCGACGCGAACCGCGACGGCCACCTCAAGAGCGGCGACTTCTTCGACGTCGAGGCCTTCGGCGCCTGGACGTTCGCCTCGACCGAGGTCCGCGCCTCCGGCGACGCGTTCGTCATCGTCGGCGACCTCACGATCCACGGCGTGACCAAGCAGGTCGAGCTCGCCACCGAGTTCAACGGCACCGCGGTCGACCCGTTCGGCAACCAGCGCGCGGGCTTCGAGGCCTCCGTGACGATCTCCCGCAAGGAGTTCGGCCTGGTCTGGAACGCGGCCCTCGAGGCCGGCGGCGTCCTGGTGGCCGACAAGGTCGTCATCGGCCTGGACGTCTCGGCCATCAAGCAGGCCTGA
- a CDS encoding redox-sensing transcriptional repressor Rex, giving the protein MRDIPPATVARLPAYVRALEGLLADGCVTTSSEGLAARSGASPALVRKDLSSLGSWGTRGVGYDTAHLRDQVVAVLGLTTQRRVVVVGAGHLGHALARYPVFADRGFAVVGLVDADPAVVGTTVGGLVVRPVDALAELVASTGATIGIIATPAGPAQEVCDALVAAGVGGILTFAPRTLHVPDDVDLRAVDVASELAILAFHDRRRRA; this is encoded by the coding sequence GTGCGAGACATCCCTCCGGCCACGGTGGCGCGGCTCCCGGCGTACGTGCGGGCTCTCGAGGGGCTGCTGGCCGACGGGTGCGTGACGACGTCCTCCGAGGGGCTGGCCGCACGCTCGGGGGCGAGTCCGGCGCTGGTGCGCAAGGACCTGTCCTCGCTCGGTTCGTGGGGTACGCGCGGTGTCGGGTACGACACGGCGCACCTGCGCGACCAGGTGGTCGCCGTGCTCGGCCTGACGACGCAGCGCCGCGTCGTCGTGGTGGGCGCAGGGCACCTGGGCCACGCCCTGGCGCGCTACCCGGTCTTCGCCGATCGCGGGTTCGCGGTCGTGGGCCTGGTGGACGCCGACCCCGCGGTGGTCGGGACGACGGTGGGCGGGCTGGTGGTCCGGCCTGTCGACGCGCTGGCCGAGCTGGTGGCGAGCACGGGGGCGACGATCGGGATCATCGCGACCCCGGCCGGCCCTGCGCAGGAGGTCTGCGACGCGCTGGTCGCGGCGGGGGTCGGCGGGATCCTGACGTTCGCGCCCCGCACGCTGCACGTGCCGGACGACGTGGACCTGCGGGCGGTGGACGTGGCCTCCGAGCTGGCGATCCTGGCGTTCCACGACCGGCGGCGGCGCGCATGA
- a CDS encoding glutaredoxin family protein, with protein sequence MDEARVLLFGRSGCHLCVEGRVVVAAVCAETGDRWLEVDVDGPDPTGAGRDLAEEYGDLVPVVEVDGVRQGFWRIDPARLRRALAASAGPPLR encoded by the coding sequence GTGGACGAGGCGCGCGTGCTGCTGTTCGGTCGGTCGGGCTGCCACCTGTGCGTGGAGGGTCGGGTCGTGGTCGCGGCGGTGTGCGCGGAGACGGGCGACCGCTGGCTTGAGGTCGACGTCGACGGACCGGACCCGACCGGTGCCGGTCGCGACCTCGCCGAGGAGTACGGGGACCTCGTCCCCGTCGTCGAGGTGGACGGTGTGCGGCAGGGCTTCTGGCGCATCGACCCGGCACGCCTGCGGCGTGCGCTCGCGGCCTCCGCGGGGCCGCCCCTACGCTGA
- a CDS encoding HAD family hydrolase, with amino-acid sequence MRQANQRSAGPAPAGAEPPAQTAEGADPRSVGAFFDVDNTIIRGASSFHLGVGLYRRGFLTKRDIVRFAFHQARYLAFGESRRQIDDVRSRALSIIAGHSVAELKAIAEDVYDEVLSLRIFPGTQRLLDDHLAAGHTVWLITATPQEIGEVIARRLGATGALGTVAEHADGHYTGRLIGDMLHGQAKATAVLDLAARDGVDLAASYAYGDSMNDVPILSSVGHPCAINPDPRLRRHAAEVGWPVREFRNRRRNARRGTTVATVAGGAWFAGLLIRALRRSLRER; translated from the coding sequence GTGCGCCAGGCGAACCAGCGGTCCGCAGGCCCGGCCCCCGCAGGTGCCGAGCCCCCCGCCCAGACCGCCGAGGGCGCCGACCCACGATCCGTGGGTGCGTTCTTCGACGTGGACAACACGATCATCCGGGGCGCCTCGTCGTTCCACCTGGGCGTCGGGCTCTACCGGCGCGGGTTCCTGACCAAGCGGGACATCGTGCGGTTCGCCTTCCACCAGGCCCGCTACCTGGCCTTCGGCGAGAGCCGGCGGCAGATCGACGACGTGCGTTCGCGCGCGCTGTCGATCATCGCCGGGCACTCGGTCGCCGAGCTCAAGGCCATCGCCGAGGACGTCTACGACGAGGTGCTCAGCCTGCGCATCTTCCCCGGCACGCAGCGGCTGCTCGACGACCACCTGGCGGCCGGGCACACGGTGTGGCTGATCACGGCCACACCGCAGGAGATCGGTGAGGTCATCGCTCGTCGACTCGGTGCGACCGGTGCGCTCGGCACCGTCGCGGAGCATGCCGACGGGCACTACACCGGACGCCTCATCGGCGACATGCTGCACGGGCAGGCCAAGGCCACCGCGGTGCTCGACCTCGCCGCACGTGACGGCGTCGACCTGGCCGCGTCCTACGCGTACGGCGACTCGATGAACGACGTGCCGATCCTGTCCTCGGTCGGGCACCCGTGCGCGATCAACCCGGACCCGCGGCTGCGGCGGCACGCGGCCGAGGTCGGCTGGCCCGTGCGGGAGTTCCGGAACCGGCGCCGCAACGCCCGTCGCGGCACCACGGTGGCCACGGTCGCGGGCGGCGCCTGGTTCGCCGGCCTGCTGATCCGCGCCCTGCGGCGCTCGCTGCGCGAGCGCTGA
- a CDS encoding GNAT family N-acetyltransferase codes for MPTDPSTSNVPADAPGPAGDRDAAVTVRPATAADVPAVAELAALTFPLACPPDSPEADQQAFIAAVLSAERFAGYLADPTRDVLVSADRTGRPVGYTMLVEGEPSDEDVRDALTIRPTIELSKCYVHPGHHGSGVAGALMAASLEAARERGALGMWLGVNQLNARAQAFYTRSGFAVVGTKHFQVGGRLEDDYVLERPL; via the coding sequence ATGCCGACCGACCCGAGCACCTCGAACGTGCCCGCCGACGCCCCGGGGCCCGCGGGCGACCGGGATGCCGCCGTGACCGTGCGTCCGGCGACGGCCGCGGACGTGCCCGCGGTCGCCGAGCTCGCTGCGCTGACGTTCCCGCTCGCGTGCCCGCCCGACTCCCCCGAGGCCGACCAGCAGGCGTTCATCGCCGCGGTGCTGTCGGCCGAGCGCTTCGCCGGGTACCTGGCCGACCCGACCCGGGACGTGCTCGTGAGCGCGGACCGCACCGGCCGTCCGGTCGGCTACACCATGCTCGTCGAGGGCGAGCCGTCGGACGAGGACGTGCGGGACGCCCTGACCATCCGCCCCACGATCGAGCTGTCGAAGTGCTACGTGCACCCCGGGCACCACGGTTCCGGTGTCGCCGGCGCGCTCATGGCGGCCAGCCTCGAGGCCGCGCGCGAGCGGGGAGCGCTGGGCATGTGGCTGGGCGTCAACCAGCTCAACGCCCGCGCCCAGGCCTTCTACACCCGGTCGGGGTTCGCGGTCGTCGGCACCAAGCACTTCCAGGTCGGCGGACGGCTCGAGGACGACTACGTCCTCGAGCGCCCGCTCTGA
- a CDS encoding arabinan endo-1,5-alpha-L-arabinosidase → MRGRRLAAVLAVVVLVAGAAGAAVVLTSRTDPPAATALELSGDIHTHDPALVVGAAEGDPWYVFSTGDIKEGFGAPQIRRSTDGGHTWELLGTVWDASTRPEWVYESVTGVQNFWAPEVVEHDGTYYLYYAASTFGSNSSVIGLTTNTTLDPDDPDYAWVDQGEVWRSTTGEDNYNAIDPGVLTDDAGTPWMSFGSFWGGVQLVELQWPSGKPADGAAPVTIASRIGSPNAIEAPYLVRHGDWYFLFVSRDSCCQGTDSTYNIAVGRSADITGPYVGRDGAELTADGATPLLSTTGDMVGPGGQSYSRGYLAFHYYDASLGGDFQLAIRELAWDEDGWPVATTAEEQDAVG, encoded by the coding sequence GTGCGCGGTCGCCGGCTCGCCGCCGTCCTGGCCGTCGTCGTGCTCGTCGCGGGTGCGGCGGGTGCCGCGGTCGTCCTCACCTCGCGCACCGACCCGCCCGCAGCCACCGCGCTCGAGCTGTCCGGGGACATCCACACGCACGACCCGGCGCTCGTCGTCGGCGCGGCCGAGGGCGACCCCTGGTACGTGTTCTCCACCGGTGACATCAAGGAGGGCTTCGGTGCGCCGCAGATCCGCCGGTCCACCGACGGCGGGCACACCTGGGAGCTGCTCGGCACGGTCTGGGACGCCTCGACGCGCCCGGAGTGGGTCTACGAGTCCGTCACGGGCGTGCAGAACTTCTGGGCGCCCGAGGTCGTCGAGCACGACGGCACCTACTACCTGTACTACGCGGCCTCGACGTTCGGCTCGAACTCCTCGGTGATCGGCCTGACCACCAACACGACGCTCGACCCGGACGACCCCGACTACGCCTGGGTCGACCAGGGCGAGGTCTGGCGGTCGACCACCGGCGAGGACAACTACAACGCGATCGACCCCGGCGTCCTCACCGACGACGCGGGCACACCGTGGATGTCCTTCGGCTCGTTCTGGGGCGGCGTCCAGCTCGTCGAGCTGCAGTGGCCCTCGGGCAAGCCGGCCGACGGGGCGGCGCCGGTCACCATCGCCTCGCGCATCGGCTCGCCGAACGCGATCGAGGCGCCGTACCTGGTGCGGCACGGCGACTGGTACTTCCTGTTCGTCTCACGCGACTCCTGCTGCCAGGGCACCGACTCGACGTACAACATCGCCGTCGGGCGCTCGGCGGACATCACCGGGCCGTACGTCGGCCGGGACGGCGCCGAGCTCACCGCCGACGGTGCGACACCGCTGCTGTCCACGACGGGTGACATGGTCGGCCCGGGCGGTCAGTCGTACTCGCGCGGCTACCTCGCGTTCCACTACTACGACGCGTCGCTCGGCGGGGACTTCCAGCTCGCGATCCGCGAGCTGGCCTGGGACGAGGACGGCTGGCCGGTGGCCACCACCGCCGAGGAGCAGGATGCCGTCGGCTGA
- the arfA gene encoding arabinosylfuranosidase ArfA, with the protein MIPVTLTVDPAFRVGPVRRRTFGSFVEHLGRCVYTGIHDPAHPTADADGFRKDVIELTRELAVSTVRYPGGNFVSGYRWEDGVGPVGQRPSRLDLAWHSTEPNTVGLDEFMRWADLADVEPMMAVNLGTRGVQEAVDLLEYCNVPGGTAFSDLRRANGHADPYKVRMWCLGNEMDGPWQIGSKTAYEYGRLAAETGRAMRMVDKDIELVACGSSGVVMPTFGEWERIVLTEAYEQVDLISAHAYYWEEDGDLGSFLASATDMDHFVEAVTATADSVRAHKKVDKRIHISFDEWNVWYQKRAESRPPSGDDWPVAPVLLEDRYNVADAVVVGNLLISLLRHTDRVHSASLAQLVNVIAPIMTEPGGRIWKQTTFHPFAQASRYASGDVLRVAIDSPTYETKQYGDADLVDAVATWDEETGSLTLFAVNRSTTEPVLLDIDLRSVPGLRLLEASTLSNPDHTWTATADDDTSVAPHANATAQVRDGRLQVEVPPVSWNVVRLGR; encoded by the coding sequence ATGATCCCCGTGACCCTCACCGTCGACCCCGCGTTCCGTGTCGGCCCCGTGCGTCGGCGCACGTTCGGCTCGTTCGTCGAGCACCTGGGCCGCTGCGTCTACACCGGCATCCACGACCCGGCGCACCCCACGGCCGACGCCGACGGCTTCCGCAAGGACGTCATCGAGCTCACGCGCGAGCTCGCCGTGTCCACCGTGCGCTACCCGGGCGGCAACTTCGTCTCCGGCTACCGGTGGGAGGACGGCGTCGGCCCGGTCGGGCAGCGTCCCTCGCGCCTCGACCTCGCGTGGCACTCCACCGAGCCCAACACCGTCGGGCTCGACGAGTTCATGCGCTGGGCGGACCTCGCGGACGTCGAGCCGATGATGGCCGTGAACCTCGGCACGCGCGGCGTGCAGGAGGCCGTCGACCTGCTCGAGTACTGCAACGTGCCCGGCGGAACCGCGTTCTCCGACCTGCGTCGCGCCAACGGCCACGCCGACCCGTACAAGGTGCGGATGTGGTGCCTGGGCAACGAGATGGACGGCCCCTGGCAGATCGGGTCCAAGACCGCGTACGAGTACGGGCGCCTGGCCGCCGAGACCGGCCGGGCCATGCGGATGGTCGACAAGGACATCGAGCTCGTCGCGTGCGGCTCCTCCGGCGTCGTCATGCCGACCTTCGGCGAGTGGGAGCGCATCGTGCTCACCGAGGCCTACGAGCAGGTCGACCTGATCTCCGCCCACGCGTACTACTGGGAGGAGGACGGGGACCTCGGCTCGTTCCTCGCGTCGGCCACCGACATGGACCACTTCGTCGAGGCCGTCACCGCGACCGCCGACTCGGTGCGCGCGCACAAGAAGGTCGACAAGCGGATCCATATCTCGTTCGACGAGTGGAACGTCTGGTACCAGAAGCGCGCCGAGTCCCGGCCGCCGAGCGGGGACGACTGGCCGGTCGCGCCCGTGCTGCTCGAGGACCGCTACAACGTCGCCGACGCGGTCGTCGTGGGCAACCTGCTCATCTCGTTGCTGCGGCACACCGACCGCGTGCACTCGGCGTCCCTGGCCCAGCTCGTCAACGTCATCGCCCCGATCATGACCGAGCCGGGCGGGCGGATCTGGAAGCAGACCACGTTCCACCCGTTCGCCCAGGCGTCGCGGTACGCGAGCGGCGACGTGCTGCGCGTCGCGATCGACAGCCCGACGTACGAGACCAAGCAGTACGGCGACGCCGATCTGGTCGACGCCGTCGCGACCTGGGACGAGGAGACCGGCTCGCTGACGCTCTTCGCCGTGAATCGCTCGACCACCGAGCCCGTCCTGCTCGACATCGACCTGCGCTCGGTCCCGGGGCTGCGGCTCCTGGAGGCCTCGACGCTGTCGAACCCCGACCACACCTGGACCGCCACCGCCGACGACGACACGTCGGTCGCCCCGCACGCCAACGCCACCGCCCAGGTGCGCGACGGCCGCCTGCAGGTCGAGGTCCCGCCGGTGTCCTGGAACGTCGTCCGGCTGGGCCGCTGA
- a CDS encoding glycoside hydrolase family 27 protein, which produces MGRLAQTPPMGWNSWDCYGTTVTEQEVLANAQVMADRLLPHGWDTVVVDIDWYDPTARSHGYNDGAPLELDAFGRQLPAESRFPSAAGGRGFGPLADRVHALGLKLGVHVMRGIPRRAVELDLPIEGTGWTARDAACTDSVCTWNPDNYGLAHDHPAAQAYLDGLVAQLAGWGIDYLKVDDMLAPYHHDAVEAWATAIDRTGRDMVLSLSPGTHLSTEHVEHLRAHAQLWRISDDLWDRWEDVHAQFARLARWAPFQRPGGWADADMLPLGRVGLRAERGEPRDSRLTLDEQRTLLSLWVMGRSPLMVGGDLPTSSEQTLDLLATPAVGQVLRTASEGREVVREPLDGGELIVWTARSDVDSTRYVAAFWTGEQPYRAALPVSALVGHRDALAHGWTTRDLWAGGPGPEPQTTVDEPGGLLDVDVPAHGVAWLALDPH; this is translated from the coding sequence ATGGGACGGCTCGCGCAGACACCCCCGATGGGGTGGAACAGCTGGGACTGCTACGGCACGACCGTGACCGAGCAGGAGGTGCTCGCGAACGCCCAGGTCATGGCCGACCGCCTGCTGCCGCACGGCTGGGACACGGTGGTCGTCGACATCGACTGGTACGACCCCACCGCCCGCTCGCACGGCTACAACGACGGCGCACCCCTCGAGCTCGACGCGTTCGGACGCCAGCTGCCCGCCGAGAGCCGCTTCCCGTCCGCCGCGGGCGGGCGCGGCTTCGGCCCGCTCGCCGACCGGGTGCACGCGCTCGGCCTCAAGCTCGGCGTGCACGTCATGCGCGGCATCCCCCGCCGGGCGGTCGAGCTGGACCTGCCGATCGAGGGCACCGGGTGGACCGCGCGGGACGCGGCCTGCACCGACTCGGTCTGCACCTGGAACCCCGACAACTACGGGCTCGCGCACGATCACCCCGCCGCACAGGCCTACCTCGACGGGCTCGTCGCGCAGCTCGCCGGGTGGGGCATCGACTACCTCAAGGTCGACGACATGCTCGCGCCGTACCACCACGACGCCGTCGAGGCCTGGGCGACCGCGATCGACCGCACCGGCCGCGACATGGTGCTCTCGCTGTCCCCGGGCACCCACCTGTCCACCGAGCACGTCGAGCACCTGCGCGCGCACGCGCAGCTGTGGCGCATCTCCGACGACCTGTGGGACCGGTGGGAGGACGTGCACGCGCAGTTCGCCCGCCTGGCCCGTTGGGCCCCCTTCCAGCGCCCCGGTGGCTGGGCCGACGCGGACATGCTGCCGCTCGGACGCGTCGGCCTGCGCGCCGAGCGCGGCGAGCCCCGCGACTCCCGCCTCACCCTCGACGAGCAGCGCACGCTGCTCTCGCTGTGGGTCATGGGTCGATCTCCGCTCATGGTCGGCGGAGACCTGCCGACCAGCTCCGAGCAGACCCTCGACCTGCTCGCGACCCCGGCCGTCGGCCAGGTGCTGCGCACCGCGAGCGAGGGTCGTGAGGTCGTGCGCGAACCCCTCGACGGCGGCGAGCTCATCGTGTGGACCGCACGCAGCGACGTCGACTCCACCCGCTACGTCGCCGCCTTCTGGACCGGCGAGCAGCCGTACCGGGCCGCGCTGCCCGTCTCGGCGCTCGTCGGGCACCGTGACGCGCTCGCCCACGGCTGGACCACCCGCGACCTCTGGGCCGGCGGACCCGGCCCCGAGCCGCAGACCACGGTCGACGAGCCGGGCGGGCTGCTGGACGTCGACGTCCCCGCGCACGGCGTGGCCTGGCTCGCGCTCGACCCGCACTGA
- a CDS encoding ABC transporter substrate-binding protein encodes MKKSRILTATLTAALVGTLALTACSGGDSDSADGGNKEITFMFRGGTDEKAAYQAAIDKYTADTGVKVNVIVTDADQYATKLQAAVAGNNVPDVFYIEQASLQSYVASGVLMDITDAVDASGIDLDNIWPYGVNSYRFNGTVQGTSDGALYGLPKDVGPFSFGYNKTMFEAAGIPLPDKDTPLTWEEFVDICKQLTVDTDGDGVVDQWGTGLNVQWNLQSLVWGNGGDWTNEDHTEVTVDTPEFAEALQAFADLTNVDNVTPSAADAATLDTYQRWMAGEIGFFPVGPWDVSTYNDLDFDYDLIPWPTLGDESATWVGSLGIGVSNTSKYPDEAVQLATYLSADADAQQTLVDANIQIPNLIDMADTWAADTAAEPANRQEFLDIVQDYGHAMPAAFTYGAEWYDELWTNIQPVLDGKQTAADYLAQEQPKMQQLLDESIANAEQAG; translated from the coding sequence ATGAAGAAGAGCAGGATCCTCACCGCGACGCTCACCGCGGCGCTGGTCGGGACGCTCGCCCTCACCGCGTGCAGCGGAGGCGACTCCGACAGCGCGGACGGCGGGAACAAGGAGATCACCTTCATGTTCCGCGGCGGCACCGACGAGAAGGCCGCCTACCAGGCCGCCATCGACAAGTACACGGCCGACACCGGCGTGAAGGTCAACGTCATCGTCACCGACGCCGACCAGTACGCCACCAAGCTGCAGGCCGCCGTCGCCGGCAACAACGTGCCGGACGTCTTCTACATCGAGCAGGCCAGCCTGCAGTCCTACGTCGCCTCCGGCGTGCTCATGGACATCACCGACGCGGTCGACGCCAGCGGCATCGACCTGGACAACATCTGGCCCTACGGCGTGAACTCCTACCGGTTCAACGGCACGGTCCAGGGCACCTCCGACGGCGCGCTGTACGGCCTGCCCAAGGACGTCGGCCCGTTCTCCTTCGGCTACAACAAGACGATGTTCGAGGCCGCCGGCATCCCGCTGCCCGACAAGGACACCCCCCTCACCTGGGAGGAGTTCGTCGACATCTGCAAGCAGCTGACCGTCGACACCGACGGCGACGGCGTCGTCGACCAGTGGGGCACCGGCCTCAACGTCCAGTGGAACCTGCAGTCCCTCGTGTGGGGCAACGGCGGCGACTGGACCAACGAGGACCACACCGAGGTCACCGTCGACACCCCCGAGTTCGCCGAGGCGCTGCAGGCGTTCGCCGACCTCACCAACGTCGACAACGTGACGCCGTCGGCCGCCGACGCCGCCACGCTGGACACCTACCAGCGCTGGATGGCCGGCGAGATCGGCTTCTTCCCGGTCGGCCCGTGGGACGTCTCGACCTACAACGACCTGGACTTCGACTACGACCTGATCCCCTGGCCGACGCTGGGTGACGAGTCCGCCACGTGGGTCGGCTCGCTCGGCATCGGGGTGTCCAACACCTCGAAGTACCCGGACGAGGCCGTGCAGCTCGCGACGTACCTGTCGGCCGACGCCGACGCCCAGCAGACGCTGGTCGACGCGAACATCCAGATCCCCAACCTGATCGACATGGCCGACACCTGGGCCGCCGACACGGCGGCCGAGCCGGCCAACCGCCAGGAGTTCCTGGACATCGTGCAGGACTACGGGCACGCCATGCCCGCCGCCTTCACCTACGGCGCCGAGTGGTACGACGAGCTCTGGACGAACATCCAGCCCGTGCTCGACGGCAAGCAGACGGCGGCGGACTACCTCGCCCAGGAGCAGCCGAAGATGCAGCAGCTCCTCGACGAGTCCATCGCGAACGCCGAGCAGGCCGGCTGA